The Sesamum indicum cultivar Zhongzhi No. 13 linkage group LG1, S_indicum_v1.0, whole genome shotgun sequence genome includes a window with the following:
- the LOC105165890 gene encoding mitochondrial phosphate carrier protein 3, mitochondrial — protein MALTENPSRQSLIPSFLYASKKTMSSEPNNMPDLKITPFASLDSPATVGIQRNFVIPAPKESNIEMFSPAYYAACTIGGMLSCGPTHMAVTPLDIVKCNMQIDPTKYKNISSGFGILLKEQGIKGLFKGWAPTLLGYSAQGACKYGLYEYFKKYYTDIAGPEYAAKYKTLIYLAGSASAEVVADVALCPFEAVKVRVQTQPGFARGLADGLPKIVKAEGAKGLYKGLVPLWGRQIPYTMMKFATFENIVEGLYKYAIPTPKGECSKTLQLGVSFTGGYIAGVLCAIVSHPADNLVSFLNNAKGATVADAVNKLGLWGLCTRGLPLRIIMIGTLTGAQWGIYDSCKVFFGLPTTGGGNPAPAQK, from the exons ATGGCTTTAACTGAAAACCCATCACGGCAGTCTTTGATCCCGAGTTTCCTCTACGCCTCCAAGAAGACGATGAGTTCGGAGCCGAATAATATGCCGGATTTGAAGATTACTCCATTTGCCTCGCTGGATTCACCGGCGACGGTCGGGATTCAGCGGAATTTTGTGATTCCAGCGCCGAAAGAGAGCAATATAGAGATGTTCTCGCCGGCGTATTACGCGGCGTGCACCATCGGAGGAATGTTGAGCTGTGGTCCTACTCACATGGCCGTCACGCCACTTGATATTGTCAAGTGTAACATGCAG ATTGATCCCACAAAGTACAAGAACATTAGCTCTGGCTTTGGAATTCTGCTCAAGGAGCAGGGAATCAAGGGTCTGTTCAAGGGGTGGGCGCCAACACTGCTTGGGTACAGTGCTCAGGGAGCGTGCAAGTACGGATTATACGAGTATTTCAAGAAGTATTATACCGACATTGCTGGTCCTGAGTATGCTGCAAAATACAAAACCTTAATCTACCTTGCAGGATCTGCGTCCGCTGAAGTGGTTGCTGATGTTGCCCTTTGTCCTTTTGAGGCCGTTAAGGTCCGTGTCCAGACGCAACCTGGTTTTGCAAGAGGTTTGGCCGATGGACTTCCTAAGATTGTCAAGGCTGAAGGAGCTAAAGG GCTTTACAAAGGGTTAGTTCCGCTTTGGGGACGACAGATTCCTT ATACGATGATGAAGTTCGCCACTTTTGAGAACATCGTTGAAGGTTTATACAAATACGCCATTCCAACTCCAAAAGGAGAGTGCAGCAAAACATTGCAGCTCGGTGTTAGTTTCACCGGTGGCTACATAGCTGGAGTGTTATGCGCCATTGTTTCGCACCCTGCTGACAACCTCGTCTCTTTCCTCAACAACGCCAAGGGTGCAACCGTTGCCGAT GCGGTGAATAAGCTAGGGTTATGGGGGCTATGTACTCGGGGGCTCCCTCTCCGTATTATCATGATCGGTACTCTCACGGGAGCACAATGGGGCATCTACGACTCATGCAAAGTCTTCTTTGGGCT GCCTACTACTGGTGGTGGGAATCCTGCTCCTGCACAGAAGTGA